A single region of the Ictalurus punctatus breed USDA103 chromosome 17, Coco_2.0, whole genome shotgun sequence genome encodes:
- the LOC108278360 gene encoding putative uncharacterized protein DDB_G0292636 → MDFDLTAAVDKDEVKKSEAKEVEGIFGFGKKDKDKDADKCKDKEKSKEHKKPKEHKKPKEHKKPKEHKKPKEHKKPKEHKGHGGHGSSSSSSDDD, encoded by the exons CTGTGGATAAGGACGAAGTAAAGAAGAGTGAGGCGAAAGAGGTCGAGGGAATTTTTGGATTTGGGAAGAAGGATAAAGACAAG GACGCGGACAAATGTAAAGACAAGGAGAAAAGCAAAGAGCACAAGAAGCCGAAAGAGCACAAGAAGCCGAAAGAGCACAAGAAGCCGAAAGAGCACAAGAAGCCCAAAGAGCACAAGAAGCCGAAAGAGCACAAGGGGCATGGAGGACACggttcctcatcctcctccagTGATGATGATTAG